A DNA window from Paramormyrops kingsleyae isolate MSU_618 chromosome 10, PKINGS_0.4, whole genome shotgun sequence contains the following coding sequences:
- the LOC111836333 gene encoding ephrin type-B receptor 4b-like: MSKGFSVFVGVLLINMEHVSRVAFAKLWIGLMVSLCLCSAKEEVLMNTKLETSDLKWTAFPMENSEWEEMSGQDDEQNSVRTFQFCPGDRSRSHWLRSTLIERRGASQVYVELRFTMMECASLPMPPRGCKETFNLYYYQADTDEATATYPPWMENPYVKVDTVAADSLLRKDGGERKSNLKTLRLGPLTKRGFYLAFQAQGACMGLQSVRVFFKKCSALTRTFVHFPDTVPHSLVQQAQGQCVDNAIQQGATLHMFCGEDGQWVGQPSGACACRAGFEPLDAESRCQACLPDYFKMSLGADQCRRCPDFSNSISGGSAVCPCRPTYFRAESDLPDAPCTTPPSAPRSVVPLISDTSVTLEWSEPLERGGRHDLTYVVQCRHCSSRERCVPCSDSVSYRPTQHGLTQRQVVVWGLEPHSTYSFSIQAFNGVSQLSSMEPASESVNITTSNNVPVLVSGMRRSQATENSVTLQWSIPVEPQYSILEYQLRFCQKEKQDDSVSWQYKESKTNHVVLGDLRKGTQYEVQVRARTTAGYSNFSPSSTFRTLPDGDDSHPHLLVTGVLVAAATLLLIIVIAIAVFCLRKRMRTKDPELSDKNGQYLIGQGIKVYIDPFTYEDPNEAVREFAKEIDVSFVKIEEVIGAGEFGEVCRGRLKVPGKKENYVAIKTLKGGYTDKQRRDFLSEASIMGQFQHPNIIHLEGVITASCPVMILTEYMENGALDSFLRQNDGQFTPIQLVGMLRGIASGMKYLSEMSYVHRDLAARNILVNSNLVCKVSDFGLSRFLQENSSDPTYTSSLGGKIPIRWTAPEAIAFRKFTSASDVWSYGIVMWEVMSFGERPYWDMSNQDVINAIEQDYRLPPPPDCPTSLHQLMLDCWQKDRAARPRFSTIVSALDKLIRNPASLKIVSREGGGPSHPLLDQRTPPPLSACGSVGEWLRAIKMERYEDSFLQAGFTSFELISQISTEDLLRIGVTLAGHQKKILSSIQTLRVHKSPITMSMQY, encoded by the exons AGGTGCTGATGAACACAAAACTGGAAACCTCTGACCTGAAGTGGACTGCCTTCCCCATGGAAAACTCCGAG TGGGAAGAGATGAGCGGCCAGGACGATGAGCAGAACAGCGTACGCACCTTCCAGTTCTGCCCGGGTGACAGGAGCCGCAGCCACTGGCTGCGCAGCACGCTAATCGAGCGCCGCGGCGCCTCGCAGGTCTACGTCGAGCTGCGCTTCACCATGATGGAATGCGCCTCGCTGCCCATGCCGCCCCGCGGCTGCAAGGAGACCTTCAACCTCTACTACTACCAGGCCGACACGGATGAGGCCACAGCTACCTACCCTCCCTGGATGGAGAACCCCTACGTCAAG GTGGACACAGTGGCAGCAGACTCCTTGCTCCGGAAGGATGGGGGGGAGCGCAAGTCGAACCTGAAGACGCTGCGCTTGGGCCCGCTGACGAAGCGGGGTTTTTACCTCGCCTTCCAGGCTCAGGGTGCCTGCATGGGCTTGCAGTCAGTGCGCGTCTTCTTCAAGAAGTGCTCGGCCCTCACACGCACCTTCGTCCACTTCCCCGACACCGTGCCGCACTCCCTAGTGCAGCAGGCGCAGGGCCAATGCGTGGACAACGccatccagcagggggcgacgcTGCACATGTTCTGCGGCGAGGACGGGCAGTGGGTGGGGCAGCCCAGTGGGGCCTGTGCCTGCCGGGCCGGGTTCGAGCCCCTGGACGCCGAGTCCCGTTGCCAAG cctgCCTGCCTGATTATTTTAAGATGTCCCTGGGAGCTGACCAGTGCAGACGGTGTCCAGATTTCAGCAACTCCATCAGCGGCGGCTCAGCTGTGTGTCCCTGTCGCCCCACTTACTTCCGGGCCGAATCAGACCTCCCTGACGCGCCGTGCACCA CCCCACCCTCGGCACCCCGCAGTGTTGTGCCCCTGATCAGTGACACGTCTGTCACACTGGAGTGGAGCGAGCCGCTGGAGCGCGGCGGTCGCCACGATCTGACGTACGTCGTGCAGTGCCGTCACTGCTCCTCCAGGGAGCGCTGTGTGCCCTGTTCCGACAGCGTGAGCTACCGACCCACCCAGCATGGACTTACCCAGCGACAGGTGGTGGTCTGGGGCCTGGAACCCCACTCCACCTACAGCTTCTCAATCCAGGCCTTCAACGGCGTGTCCCAGCTCAGCAGCATGGAACCGGCCAGCGAGAGCGTCAACATCACCACCAGCAACAAcg TTCCAGTGTTAGTGTCGGGAATGAGAAGGAGCCAAGCCACAGAGAACAGTGTGACCCTGCAATGGTCCATCCCTGTGGAGCCCCAGTACAGCATCCTGGAGTACCAGCTGCGCTTCTGTCAGAAG GAGAAACAGGATGACAGTGTCAGCTGGCAGTACAAGGAGAGCAAGACCAACCACGTGGTGCTGGGAGACCTTCGTAAGGGTACCCAGTATGAGGTTCAGGTCCGCGCTCGCACCACGGCTGGCTACAGCAACTTCAGCCCATCCTCCACCTTCCGTACCCTGCCTGATG GAGACGATTCCCACCCCCATCTTTTGGTTACTGGGGTCCTGGTGGCTGCTGCCACATTACTCCTCATCATTGTCATCGCCATCGCCGTCTTCTGCTTACG GAAACGAATGAGGACGAAGGACCCAGAGTTGAGTGACAAGAATGGACAGTACCTCATTGGTCAGG GAATCAAGGTGTACATCGACCCCTTCACCTACGAGGACCCCAACGAGGCCGTCCGGGAGTTCGCCAAGGAGATCGACGTGTCCTTCGTGAAGATCGAGGAGGTCATCGGTGCGG GGGAATTCGGCGAGGTGTGCCGCGGCCGACTCAAGGTCCCCGGGAAGAAGGAGAACTACGTGGCTATCAAGACCCTGAAGGGCGGCTACACGGACAAGCAGAGGCGGGACTTCCTGAGCGAGGCCAGCATCATGGGCCAGTTCCAGCATCCCAACATCATCCACCTGGAGGGCGTCATCACCGCCAGCTGCCCCGTCATGATCCTCACCGAGTACATGGAGAACGGCGCCCTGGACTCCTTCCTCAGG CAAAACGATGGGCAGTTCACCCCCATCCAGCTGGTGGGCATGCTACGGGGCATCGCCTCGGGGATGAAGTACCTGTCAGAGATGAGCTACGTCCACCGAGACCTTGCTGCCCGCAACATCCTGGTCAATAGCAACCTGGTGTGCAAGGTGTCCGACTTTGGCCTGTCACGCTTCCTGCAGGAGAACTCCTCTGACCCGACGTACACCAGCTCCCTG GGAGGGAAGATCCCTATCCGCTGGACGGCCCCGGAGGCCATCGCCTTCCGCAAGTTCACCTCGGCCTCAGATGTCTGGAGCTATGGCATTGTCATGTGGGAAGTCATGTCCTTCGGAGAGAGACCCTACTGGGATATGAGCAACCAAGAT GTGATCAATGCCATCGAGCAGGACTACCGGCTGCCCCCGCCGCCCGACTGCCCCACCTCCCTGCACCAGCTGATGCTGGACTGCTGGCAGAAGGACCGGGCAGCGCGACCCCGCTTCAGTACCATCGTCAGCGCCCTGGACAAGCTGATACGCAACCCGGCCTCACTCAAGATCGTCTCCCGGGAAGGAGGAGG GCCGTCCCATCCCCTGCTGGACCAGCGCACCCCCCCTCCGCTATCCGCCTGCGGCTCAGTGGGAGAGTGGCTCAGGGCCATCAAGATGGAGCGATACGAGGACAGCTTCCTCCAGGCTGGCTTCACCAGCTTCGAGCTTATCTCACAGATCTCCACAGA GGACCTCCTGCGCATTGGGGTCACATTGGCAGGACACCAGAAGAAGATCCTCTCCAGCATCCAGACCCTGCGGGTACACAAGAGCCCCATCACTATGTCTATGCAGTACTGA